Part of the Subtercola frigoramans genome, CGAGCGACGGCCCCAGAGAGACCGTTGACCCCGGTGTCGAAGTCGATCCAGCGAACTCGCGTCGGTTCCGGCACAGCCGCACCTGCAACGTCCACGGTTCCTGTGTGTCTACTCTGCTTCACCCAGACGTCGATGGCCCGCGGGTCCCGTCGCATCCCGTGCCCGCTTGCCTTCACCACGGCCTCCTTGCGCACCCACAGCCGCGCCCGTGCCGTAGCAGCGTTTGTGGGGTCGAGCCGCTCGACGGCACGAACCTCGCGGGCGGCGAGAGCGACGGTGTCGAAGCCCGGGAATTGTGCAGCATCCACTCGGTCGATGTCGACTCCGATGTCACCCTTTCTGGCGACGGCCACCGCCAGATGATCTGGTGTCGTGGAGAGCGACAGGCCGAATCGACCCGGCACGCCGGGGAGCCCGAGTGGGTCGAGCAATGATGGCCTGCCGTGAGAACCGCCGCAGACCGAGCAGGTGAAGTCGAACCGCACCGAAGCCGGCGGAACACCGAAGACCTCGCCCGCAGCGAGCCGCAGCAGTGCGTGCGACGCAACGAAGCGGTCACGATCGCGGGCGCGCATGAAGGTCGATGCACGCTCCTGTTCCGACGGTTCGAGAAATCGGAGAAGCGACGGTTTCGCCTCCGTCACCTCGGCCAGGAAGACGACCACCTCGGCCGGCGCAGAGATCACTCTTCACCCATGCGCTCCACCCTGCCATACTGGCCCTGTTCGAAGGAGTGCCATCATGGCAGCAGAACCCGCAGCAGCAGTCGGTGCCGGCACCAGGGAAGACCCGTGGCAGCTCGTCACCGCTCCGGGCAGCTCGTCGTACACGATGTACCGCGACGACACGACAGATCCCCCCGTGTTGGTGTGCCAGGTGGGCTCGACCAAACTCACCTACGACGCGCGGGCGATCGACGACCTGCACGCCTGGCTGAAAGCACAGGGCGACTGGGTTCCCCTCGGCGCGGCCGACGAGCTCAAACCAGCTGCCGCTGGATCGGTCGAGGCCTGGGGCCGGTCAGAAGACAACCCCGTCGGTGGCTGGTACGGCCAGCGCAAGGGGTACCGCGGGCGTTTCGGCATGTACCTTCCGCCGCTGCTCGAAGCCCTCGGTCTGGCGGAGCTGACCCACGACGCCCGAAACAACTCGGTGCGCGCCATCTGAACCCAGCCGTCTCGGCTCCTCGCCCTCGATACCTGCTGGCAATACACTCACTCCATGGATGATCAGACTTGGGCCCGCGCACCGATCGAGCCGCAGAGCGTGAACGCTCCGCTGTCGTCTGCAGCGGTCTTTCTCGTCGTCACCATCGAACGTGCCGCTGCGGCGGCGCTCGTCGTTCGCGAGGTCATCTCCGACATCGGTGGGCTCGTTCGCACGGTCGGCTTCCGCGACCTAGGCGGCAGGCTCTCGTGCAACGTCGGCATCGGCGCCGAGGCGTGGTCGCGGTTCGACCAAGCAGCGAAACCCGAGCAGCTCGACCGTTTTCACGCCATTCCGGGGCCGGTTCACACCGCCGTCTCCACGCCCGGCGACCTGCTCTTTCACATTCGGGCGGAGCGAGCCGACCTGTGCTTCGAACTGGAGCGCCTCATTCTCGACAAGCTCGGCGACGCGGTGACCGTGGTCGATGAAGTGCAGGGCTTCCGGTACTTCGACGCGCGCGACCTGCTCGGGTTCGTCGACGGCACAGAGAACCCGACCGGTCAGTCGATGGCCGAGGCATCGTTGATCGGTGATGAAGACCCTGAATTCGCTGGCGGCAGCTACGTCGTGGTGCAGAAGTACCTGCATGACCTCGCGGCCTGGGGCGGCCTGACGACCGAGCAGCAGGAGTCGATCATCGGCCGGTCGAAGATCGACAATGTCGAGCGCGAAGACGACGAGCCGGCGTCGGCGCCCCGAAAATCACATCGCAGCCTGAACACCATCGTCGATGAGAACGGTGTCGAACAGGCGATCCTCCGCGACAACATGCCGTTCGGCCGGCCCGGCCACGGCGAGTTCGGTACCTACTTCATCGGCTACGCCCGAAAGGTCTGGGTCATCGACCACATGCTGCGGCGCATGTTCATCGGCGACCCGGTGGGCGAGTATGACCGCATTCTCGATTTCTCGAAGGCCGTCACCGGGTCGAGTTACTTTGTGCCGAGCATCCAGACCCTCGAAGCTCTCGCGCCAGAAGAGTAGCGCAGCTGAACGGTGCACCGCTCGATTGCTGAGTGATCTCCCAGATCGCCCATAGCTCACTCATATAGCAGATCGGTACGGTCAACGTGTCTGTGGGCGTGCGGCGATCCTGCCCCGCCGGGGAACTGAGGGGTGGCGCGCGTCAACATCTACGAAGAGCAATTGCGCGGCCTGCCCAAGAAGGAGCGCAAGGCACTCTCGCGGGAGTTTGCACGAATCCAGCGGGAAGACCAGCAGCGTCGCAAGAAGCGCAACACGATCATCCTGCGCACCAGCCTGATCACCGTCGGCGTGGCTCTGCTCGCCGTTGGAACGCTGGTCACCGTGAACACCGTGCGGGCGGGGCTCGCCGGGCCTGCGAACATGGCCAGCGACGGCATCGTCGTGGTCGGCGACGGCACGAACGTCACGGCGACGAAGAGCGGTGCCCTGGCCGTCGGCCAGGCGCCGACTCCCAGCGTGCTCGACACCACGAACGGCATTCTCACTGTTGTCGAATATGTCGACTACTCCAACGCCGACGCGGCGACCTTCGAGACCACGAACGGCGCGGCGATCCAGGGCTGGGTCAAACAGGGGTACGCCACCCTCGAGATCCACCCGGTTGCGCTCTCGAGCACCGATGGCAACGACCCGGGCGCGCGAGCGGCGAACGCCATCGCCTGCGTGGCCAATACCTCCCCCGACAGCGTGCTCGCCGTGCACAATGCCCTGGTCGCCGACCAGGCCACCATCGCGAGCGCCGGGCTCAGCAACGCCGATCTCGTGAACCTTGTGACAACGGCCGGGGTGACAGACGCTGCCATCGCGAGCTGCATCACGTCGAACGGGTTCGCAAACTGGGTCAGTGATTCGACCGCGCGCGCGAAGGCTTCGGTGCCGAATTCAGACACCACATCGCTGACCAGCACACCGCTTGTGCTGGTGGACGGGATGGCATACACGGGTGCGGTGGGCGACCAGACGGCATTCCAGACCTTCGTGACCGACACCTTCACGAAGAACACCCCGGCCAGCACGGCAACCCCGACGCCGACACCGACGCCGACGCCGTGAGGCTTGGAGGCGAGGCTTCAACCGCAAACAGTGGCACATCGACGCCACACAGCCCGCGTTCAACGAACACCAAGAGTGATCGGGCATGCTGGGAGACATGTTCAGACGCCACCCCGTGCTCAGCGTGTTCACGCTCGCCTATCTCGGAGTTGTCGCGTGGATCACCCTCGGGCCGCAACCGCTCGACACCAAGGCGGAGGGCCTGCTCTACCAGGCGATCCGCTTCTTCGGCCGGCATGCCAGCACAGAGTGGATCACCTACGACCGCGTCGAGTTCACGGCCAACATCGCCATGTTCTTTCCGATCGGGCTCTTCTTTCTGCTGTTGCTCGGCCGGCGCCAGTGGTGGCTCGCCATCATCGCCGGCGTCGGGCTCACGTTCGGGATCGAGTTCATCCAGCTCTTTCTC contains:
- a CDS encoding DsbA family protein, whose translation is MARVNIYEEQLRGLPKKERKALSREFARIQREDQQRRKKRNTIILRTSLITVGVALLAVGTLVTVNTVRAGLAGPANMASDGIVVVGDGTNVTATKSGALAVGQAPTPSVLDTTNGILTVVEYVDYSNADAATFETTNGAAIQGWVKQGYATLEIHPVALSSTDGNDPGARAANAIACVANTSPDSVLAVHNALVADQATIASAGLSNADLVNLVTTAGVTDAAIASCITSNGFANWVSDSTARAKASVPNSDTTSLTSTPLVLVDGMAYTGAVGDQTAFQTFVTDTFTKNTPASTATPTPTPTPTP
- a CDS encoding VanZ family protein: MFRRHPVLSVFTLAYLGVVAWITLGPQPLDTKAEGLLYQAIRFFGRHASTEWITYDRVEFTANIAMFFPIGLFFLLLLGRRQWWLAIIAGVGLTFGIEFIQLFLPDRVSDVRDIISNSIGATLGVLVGLALTASKARQLRRSRTPAPLRA
- a CDS encoding DUF6855 family protein → MAAEPAAAVGAGTREDPWQLVTAPGSSSYTMYRDDTTDPPVLVCQVGSTKLTYDARAIDDLHAWLKAQGDWVPLGAADELKPAAAGSVEAWGRSEDNPVGGWYGQRKGYRGRFGMYLPPLLEALGLAELTHDARNNSVRAI
- a CDS encoding Dyp-type peroxidase, whose protein sequence is MDDQTWARAPIEPQSVNAPLSSAAVFLVVTIERAAAAALVVREVISDIGGLVRTVGFRDLGGRLSCNVGIGAEAWSRFDQAAKPEQLDRFHAIPGPVHTAVSTPGDLLFHIRAERADLCFELERLILDKLGDAVTVVDEVQGFRYFDARDLLGFVDGTENPTGQSMAEASLIGDEDPEFAGGSYVVVQKYLHDLAAWGGLTTEQQESIIGRSKIDNVEREDDEPASAPRKSHRSLNTIVDENGVEQAILRDNMPFGRPGHGEFGTYFIGYARKVWVIDHMLRRMFIGDPVGEYDRILDFSKAVTGSSYFVPSIQTLEALAPEE
- a CDS encoding 4'-phosphopantetheinyl transferase family protein, yielding MISAPAEVVVFLAEVTEAKPSLLRFLEPSEQERASTFMRARDRDRFVASHALLRLAAGEVFGVPPASVRFDFTCSVCGGSHGRPSLLDPLGLPGVPGRFGLSLSTTPDHLAVAVARKGDIGVDIDRVDAAQFPGFDTVALAAREVRAVERLDPTNAATARARLWVRKEAVVKASGHGMRRDPRAIDVWVKQSRHTGTVDVAGAAVPEPTRVRWIDFDTGVNGLSGAVARVGLEPVDIAVRDARRLLTADSISGSH